A single region of the Pseudomonas solani genome encodes:
- a CDS encoding C40 family peptidase, which translates to MLSRFAPLVPIAFALFLTACAGVSPKPQVAVTPEPQAVIEEPSVQDMADMMDDEPYQLPSLADNVLERGFELVGTPYRFGGRSLKTGFDCSGFVGYLFKEEAGIQLPRSTREMINLDAPVIARSELKPGDIVFFNNRGRGRVSHAGIYIGDDQFIHSSSHRSGGVRVDSLDDRYWNASYMEAKRVLAQVSPSMNASAQGSMHR; encoded by the coding sequence ATGCTCAGTCGCTTCGCACCCCTCGTGCCCATTGCGTTTGCACTGTTTCTTACCGCTTGCGCCGGCGTCTCGCCAAAGCCGCAAGTAGCCGTCACTCCGGAACCTCAGGCCGTCATCGAAGAGCCGAGCGTCCAGGACATGGCGGATATGATGGACGACGAGCCCTACCAGCTGCCGTCCCTCGCTGACAACGTTCTCGAGCGTGGCTTCGAGCTGGTGGGGACTCCCTACCGCTTCGGTGGTCGCTCGCTGAAGACCGGCTTCGATTGCAGCGGCTTCGTCGGCTACCTGTTCAAGGAAGAGGCGGGCATCCAGCTGCCGCGCTCTACCCGTGAAATGATCAACCTCGATGCGCCGGTCATTGCGCGCAGCGAACTGAAGCCGGGCGACATCGTCTTCTTCAATAACCGTGGTCGTGGTCGCGTCAGCCACGCCGGCATCTACATCGGCGACGACCAGTTCATCCATTCCTCCAGCCACCGCAGCGGCGGTGTGCGGGTCGACAGCCTGGATGATCGCTACTGGAACGCCAGCTACATGGAAGCCAAGCGCGTCCTCGCGCAGGTCTCCCCCTCGATGAACGCCTCGG